In Dolichospermum flos-aquae CCAP 1403/13F, the following proteins share a genomic window:
- the psb30 gene encoding photosystem II reaction center protein Ycf12/Psb30, translated as MDILANINWEVVLQLTCVGLIVISGPIVIFVLAFRNGNL; from the coding sequence ATGGACATTTTAGCTAACATCAATTGGGAAGTTGTCTTGCAGTTAACTTGCGTGGGACTAATTGTGATTTCAGGACCCATAGTCATCTTCGTTCTAGCATTTCGCAACGGCAACCTGTAA
- a CDS encoding YkgJ family cysteine cluster protein, with protein sequence MATWQCIAQCGACCNLTPADRPDIEEYLSPPDLELYLSMVGEGGWCVNYDHGTRECKIYSTRPWFCRVEAETFEEMYGIEAEDVNDFAIDCCHQQIEGVYGDRSLEQIRFDQAVGF encoded by the coding sequence ATGGCTACTTGGCAATGTATAGCTCAGTGTGGGGCTTGTTGTAACCTGACACCAGCGGATCGTCCAGATATAGAAGAGTATCTTTCACCACCTGATTTAGAACTTTATCTCAGTATGGTCGGTGAGGGAGGATGGTGCGTAAATTATGATCATGGTACGCGAGAATGTAAAATCTATTCTACCCGTCCTTGGTTCTGTCGTGTGGAAGCAGAGACTTTTGAGGAGATGTATGGGATTGAAGCGGAGGATGTAAACGATTTTGCCATTGATTGCTGTCATCAGCAAATTGAGGGGGTTTATGGCGATCGCAGTTTGGAACAAATCCGCTTTGATCAAGCCGTCGGTTTTTGA
- a CDS encoding AAA family ATPase yields MKIQSFKFSNNKQNWHIEEVNFESLNLLVGGSGVGKTRILKALELICDVAIGRNRNLDDLEWSINFSHLGQNYRWELKSSSTKNEEILLNVNESKQTEIVYEKLVRYDDNSELEILLRTHLDSKFNNEKLPKLKRTESAITLLSEEDLIIPVRKAFKRLIFNFETRQNFSIAYPSDPSQIPIENDEIQNLKEYFANFHPVVKVFYLQKSFPDIFSEIKKYYIDIFSEVNNVRVSSERDKDGDFVLFFEIQENGIEDWIPQEQISSGMFRTLIFLIEVINAPEESVMLIDEFENSLGINCMAELTDFILDKSPNVQFILTSHHPYIINNIPWKTWQIVSKYGNEVRVRKASDIPALDTASSLDKFTQLINLLDWEEFSE; encoded by the coding sequence ATGAAAATACAGAGTTTTAAATTCAGTAACAATAAGCAAAATTGGCACATTGAGGAAGTTAACTTTGAGAGTCTAAATTTACTTGTCGGTGGTTCTGGAGTTGGAAAGACAAGAATTTTAAAGGCACTTGAATTGATTTGTGATGTTGCAATAGGCAGGAATCGTAATTTAGATGATTTAGAATGGAGTATCAATTTCTCTCATTTAGGACAAAATTATAGGTGGGAGTTAAAAAGTTCCTCAACCAAAAATGAAGAAATACTTCTAAATGTAAATGAGTCAAAACAGACTGAAATTGTGTATGAAAAACTAGTTAGATATGATGATAATTCTGAACTAGAGATACTTCTCCGCACTCACTTAGATTCAAAATTTAATAATGAAAAATTGCCTAAATTGAAAAGAACTGAAAGTGCAATTACTCTTCTTTCAGAAGAAGATTTGATTATTCCAGTTCGTAAAGCATTTAAGCGATTAATATTTAACTTTGAAACTCGTCAAAACTTTAGTATTGCATATCCTTCTGATCCTTCTCAAATACCAATTGAAAATGATGAAATTCAGAATCTTAAAGAATATTTTGCTAATTTTCACCCAGTCGTAAAAGTTTTTTATTTGCAGAAATCTTTTCCAGATATCTTTAGTGAAATTAAAAAGTATTATATTGATATTTTTTCAGAAGTGAATAATGTGAGAGTGAGTAGTGAGAGAGATAAAGATGGTGATTTTGTGCTATTCTTTGAAATTCAGGAGAACGGTATAGAAGACTGGATTCCTCAAGAGCAAATTTCATCCGGGATGTTTCGTACTCTAATTTTTTTAATTGAAGTAATTAATGCTCCCGAAGAATCAGTAATGTTAATTGATGAATTTGAGAATAGTTTAGGAATTAACTGTATGGCTGAACTAACAGACTTTATCCTTGATAAATCCCCAAATGTACAGTTTATACTTACTAGCCATCATCCATATATTATCAATAATATTCCTTGGAAAACTTGGCAAATAGTTAGTAAATACGGAAATGAAGTTAGAGTTAGAAAAGCTTCTGATATTCCAGCACTTGATACAGCTTCTAGCTTAGATAAATTTACTCAATTAATTAATTTACTTGACTGGGAGGAATTTTCCGAGTGA
- a CDS encoding TMEM165/GDT1 family protein: protein MKLDTPPVSISHVSETESQLHQSIVKDHPQPKESVFMVFGTTFITIFLAEIGDKTQLSTLLMSAESHAPWVVFLGSAVALITTSLLGVLLGGWISTKLSPQTVEKSAGVMLLLISVMLVWDVIQG, encoded by the coding sequence GTGAAACTTGATACTCCACCTGTCAGCATTTCCCACGTATCAGAAACTGAAAGCCAATTACATCAATCCATAGTTAAGGATCATCCCCAACCGAAAGAATCTGTATTTATGGTATTTGGGACAACCTTTATCACGATCTTTCTCGCGGAAATTGGTGATAAAACCCAACTTTCTACCCTGTTAATGAGTGCAGAATCTCATGCCCCTTGGGTGGTTTTCCTGGGTTCAGCAGTAGCATTAATTACTACTAGCTTACTGGGAGTATTGTTAGGTGGTTGGATATCTACAAAACTCAGCCCTCAAACCGTCGAGAAATCAGCCGGGGTGATGTTACTACTGATTTCCGTCATGTTGGTATGGGATGTAATTCAGGGTTAA
- a CDS encoding TMEM165/GDT1 family protein, producing the protein MNWHLLGLSFVTVFLSELGDKSQLAAIALSGQGQSRKAIFFGTAGALVLTSLLGALAGGAVSQFLPTRILKAIAAVGFAILAIRLLLPNSEEE; encoded by the coding sequence ATGAACTGGCATCTTTTAGGACTGAGTTTTGTAACGGTGTTTTTATCAGAATTGGGTGATAAAAGTCAGTTAGCAGCGATCGCACTTTCTGGACAGGGACAATCTCGAAAAGCTATATTTTTTGGTACAGCAGGTGCTTTAGTATTAACAAGTCTCCTGGGCGCATTAGCTGGTGGTGCGGTGTCCCAATTTTTACCTACACGGATTTTAAAAGCGATCGCTGCTGTGGGATTTGCCATTCTTGCTATCCGTCTCTTATTACCCAACAGTGAAGAGGAATAA
- a CDS encoding fatty acid desaturase has product MIKKSDFVLAPYMKSNDLRATYQVLNTVVPYILLWILAAKAAEFSFWLLPPIMILIILFSLRCFSLMHDCGHYSLFRSKRVNRVVGFILGVMNAIPQYPWSRGHAYHHKTNGDWEKYRGPASLISTEQFSKLSPFAQKRYELLRHPLMLLPGGFFYLAIKPRLALIAGLYGFIGHLLTCIQKEPTMDIKEIIYSYKSRNWYTTGEFFDILFNNICVVSSWIYLGYLLGFGFFFGVYSITLTFSAAIFICIFFVQHNFDGSYAHKTEGWDYTLGALQGSSYLELPRVLKWFGADIGYHNIHHLSERIPNYNLEACHNQNIHLLTHVKKLKIADIPDCFQFILWDASEDRLVSIASFHQSTAYGSNFMLQ; this is encoded by the coding sequence ATGATTAAAAAATCAGATTTTGTCTTAGCTCCCTACATGAAGAGCAACGACTTACGCGCAACTTATCAAGTCCTTAATACAGTTGTTCCCTATATTTTGTTATGGATTTTAGCAGCAAAAGCAGCAGAATTTTCCTTTTGGTTGCTGCCACCAATCATGATTTTGATCATACTATTTTCACTGCGTTGTTTTTCTTTAATGCACGATTGTGGACATTATTCACTCTTTAGATCAAAACGGGTAAATAGAGTGGTAGGATTTATTTTGGGAGTGATGAATGCCATCCCTCAATATCCTTGGTCAAGAGGTCATGCTTATCATCATAAAACAAATGGTGATTGGGAAAAATATCGAGGACCAGCTTCATTAATCTCCACAGAGCAGTTTAGTAAACTTAGTCCTTTTGCCCAAAAGCGGTATGAATTACTTAGGCATCCATTAATGCTTTTGCCGGGCGGTTTTTTCTATCTAGCAATTAAGCCCAGACTGGCACTAATCGCTGGTTTGTATGGTTTTATAGGTCATTTGCTGACTTGCATACAGAAAGAACCGACTATGGATATCAAGGAAATCATTTACTCTTATAAATCCAGAAATTGGTACACAACAGGAGAGTTTTTTGATATCCTTTTCAACAATATTTGCGTAGTTAGTAGTTGGATTTATTTGGGTTATTTACTAGGATTTGGATTCTTCTTTGGGGTTTACTCAATCACTCTCACCTTTTCAGCAGCAATTTTCATTTGTATCTTCTTTGTACAGCACAACTTTGATGGCTCTTACGCCCATAAAACTGAAGGTTGGGATTATACTCTAGGAGCATTACAAGGCAGTAGTTACTTAGAATTACCCAGAGTTCTTAAATGGTTTGGGGCAGACATAGGCTATCACAATATCCACCATCTTTCTGAAAGAATACCTAATTACAATCTGGAAGCTTGCCATAATCAAAATATTCATTTACTGACCCATGTAAAAAAGCTAAAAATAGCGGATATTCCTGATTGCTTCCAATTTATTTTGTGGGACGCATCGGAGGATCGTCTTGTATCTATCGCTTCATTTCATCAATCAACCGCTTACGGTAGTAACTTTATGTTACAGTAG
- the mutS gene encoding DNA mismatch repair protein MutS — protein sequence MTTSTPEPNQPNKSLTDTNLVEDRSKLSKMYQHYVEVKDKYPHALLLYRVGDFFETFFQDAVTVSRELELVLTSKHGGEVGRVAMTGVPHHAWERYTTQLVEKGYAVVICDQVEDSADAIGLVKREVTRILTPGTLLEEGMLKASRNNYIAAVVIAVNHWGLAYADISTGEFLTSQGSDLEHLTQELMRLQPSEVLFPTNAPDLGSLLRPGETSPSLPQCLPPTFCYSLRSQVPFSQAEARSKLLQKFKVRSLEGLGCEHLPLAVRAAGGLLEYIEDTQKANPVSLQLLRTYTLNDYLIVDHQTRRNLEITQTVRDGTFHGSLLWALDRTSTAMGSRALRRWLLQPLLEIKGIKSRQDTIQELVENTPLRQDLRHLLKQIYDLERLTVRAASGRANARDLVALADSFSRLPELSRLVEDARSPFLKALQKVPPSLEELAEKLHAHIVESPPTHLKEGGLIRAGINPLLDERKATVESDQQWIANLEVDERTRTGIPTLKVGFNKTFGYYISISRSKSDQVPDNYIRKQTLTNEERYITPDLKEREARILTARDDLNQLEYQIFDALRDEVGSHAEIIRSIARAVAASDVLCGLAELAVHQGYCRPEMLTGREINVIDGRHPVVEQSLPAGFFVPNSTCLGGKEMNHEGAKEAKEEEKKNLSSPDLVILTGPNASGKSCYLRQVGLIQLMAQVGSFVPARSAKLGVCDRIFTRVGAVDDLATGQSTFMVEMNETANILNHATAKSLVLLDEIGRGTATFDGLSIAWAVAEYLAVEIKSRTIFATHYHELNELATIISNVANYQVTVKELPDQIIFLHQVQPGGADKSYGIEAGRLAGLPTVVIQRAKQVMGQIEKHSKIAMGLRENL from the coding sequence ATGACGACTTCCACACCAGAACCCAATCAACCCAACAAATCACTTACTGATACAAATCTGGTAGAAGACCGCAGCAAGCTGAGTAAGATGTATCAGCATTATGTAGAAGTCAAGGATAAATATCCTCATGCGTTGCTGCTGTACAGAGTAGGCGATTTTTTTGAAACTTTTTTCCAAGACGCTGTAACCGTTTCTAGAGAATTAGAATTAGTCTTAACCAGTAAACACGGTGGGGAAGTCGGTCGCGTTGCCATGACAGGTGTACCTCATCACGCTTGGGAACGCTACACAACCCAACTGGTAGAAAAAGGTTATGCTGTGGTAATTTGCGACCAAGTAGAAGATTCGGCGGATGCCATTGGTTTGGTAAAGCGAGAAGTAACACGCATTCTTACACCAGGGACTTTGCTAGAAGAGGGAATGCTCAAAGCCAGTCGGAATAATTACATAGCGGCTGTGGTAATTGCTGTCAATCATTGGGGGTTAGCCTACGCAGATATCTCAACAGGGGAATTTCTCACATCTCAAGGTAGTGATTTAGAACACTTAACTCAAGAGTTAATGCGTTTACAACCTTCCGAAGTCCTGTTTCCCACTAACGCCCCCGATTTAGGTAGTTTACTGCGTCCAGGGGAAACTTCACCCTCTTTGCCCCAATGTCTACCACCTACATTTTGTTATAGTTTGCGATCGCAAGTCCCCTTTTCCCAAGCTGAGGCTAGAAGTAAATTATTGCAGAAATTCAAAGTGCGATCGCTCGAAGGTTTGGGTTGCGAACATCTCCCCCTGGCAGTTCGCGCCGCTGGTGGTCTTTTAGAATACATCGAAGACACACAAAAAGCCAATCCCGTCTCCCTGCAATTATTACGCACATATACATTAAATGATTATTTAATAGTAGATCATCAAACCCGCCGTAACCTAGAAATTACCCAAACCGTCCGCGACGGCACATTTCACGGTTCTCTATTATGGGCTTTAGATCGAACTAGCACCGCCATGGGCAGCCGGGCTTTAAGAAGATGGTTGTTACAACCGCTACTGGAGATTAAAGGGATTAAATCCCGCCAAGATACCATTCAAGAATTAGTAGAAAATACACCTTTACGCCAAGATCTACGCCATTTACTCAAGCAAATTTATGATTTAGAACGTTTAACAGTCAGAGCCGCTTCTGGTAGAGCAAATGCACGGGATTTAGTCGCCTTAGCTGATTCTTTCTCCCGTTTACCAGAATTATCTCGCTTGGTAGAAGATGCGAGATCACCTTTCTTAAAAGCTTTGCAAAAAGTCCCGCCCAGCCTCGAAGAACTAGCAGAAAAATTACACGCTCACATCGTAGAATCACCACCGACTCATCTAAAAGAAGGCGGTTTAATTCGGGCGGGAATCAATCCGCTTTTAGATGAAAGAAAGGCTACAGTCGAAAGTGATCAACAATGGATTGCCAACTTAGAAGTTGACGAAAGAACAAGAACGGGAATCCCCACTTTGAAGGTAGGATTTAATAAAACTTTTGGTTATTATATCAGTATTTCCCGCAGTAAATCTGACCAAGTTCCCGATAATTACATTCGTAAGCAAACTCTGACAAATGAGGAACGTTACATTACTCCTGATTTGAAGGAACGAGAAGCCCGAATTCTCACAGCGCGAGATGATTTAAATCAGTTGGAATATCAGATTTTTGACGCATTACGGGATGAAGTGGGTTCTCATGCCGAAATCATCCGTAGTATTGCCCGTGCCGTAGCTGCGTCAGATGTATTATGTGGTTTGGCGGAATTAGCCGTACATCAAGGTTATTGTCGTCCAGAAATGCTTACAGGACGCGAGATTAACGTGATTGATGGTCGTCACCCGGTGGTGGAACAGTCTTTACCTGCTGGATTTTTTGTCCCTAATTCGACTTGCTTAGGGGGGAAGGAAATGAACCACGAAGGAGCGAAGGAAGCGAAGGAAGAGGAAAAGAAGAATTTATCTTCCCCTGATTTAGTGATTTTAACCGGTCCAAATGCGAGTGGTAAGAGTTGTTATTTGCGTCAAGTTGGTTTAATTCAGTTAATGGCGCAGGTGGGTAGTTTTGTGCCGGCGCGGTCTGCTAAATTGGGAGTGTGCGATCGCATTTTTACCCGTGTTGGGGCTGTAGATGATTTAGCCACAGGTCAATCTACGTTTATGGTGGAAATGAATGAAACCGCCAATATTCTCAATCACGCAACTGCGAAATCTTTAGTTTTATTAGATGAAATTGGTCGCGGGACAGCAACTTTTGATGGTCTTTCAATTGCTTGGGCTGTAGCAGAATATTTAGCAGTTGAGATTAAATCTCGCACGATTTTTGCTACTCATTATCATGAGTTAAATGAATTGGCTACTATTATTTCTAATGTAGCAAATTATCAAGTTACAGTTAAAGAATTACCAGACCAAATCATCTTTTTACATCAAGTTCAACCCGGTGGTGCTGATAAATCCTATGGAATAGAAGCAGGAAGGTTAGCAGGTTTACCCACAGTGGTAATTCAAAGAGCAAAACAGGTAATGGGACAAATCGAAAAACACAGTAAAATAGCCATGGGATTGCGTGAGAATTTATAA